A DNA window from Paralichthys olivaceus isolate ysfri-2021 chromosome 11, ASM2471397v2, whole genome shotgun sequence contains the following coding sequences:
- the lrfn1 gene encoding leucine-rich repeat and fibronectin type III domain-containing protein 1, producing MERLVLCVLLCAALVKGYSCPGRCICQHLSPTLTLLCAKTGLLFVPPTIDRKTVELRLTDNFITIIRRKDFFNMTSLVHLTLSRNTISQITPHAFLGLRSLRALHMDGNRLSAIKTDHFKGLINLRHLILGNNQIHQVAPTSFDEFVATVEDLDLSNNNLRSLPWEAIARMTNINTLTLDHNLIDHIGAGTFTLLTKLVRLDMTSNRLQKLPPDSLFQHAQVLSDTKGSSSSTLAVSFGGNPLHCNCELLWLRRLTREDDLETCASPEHLMDKYFWSIQEEEFICEPPLITKHLTTKPYVMEGQGVTLKCKAVGDPDPEIHWRSPDGKLVHNNSRTILYDNGTLDILITTLKDSGAFNCVASNAAGIATAAVEINMIPLPLFVNNTGHMREDPGLSDITTSSKSGNDTKGYDKQDRRVMVTELTSSSAVIRWPSERHIPGIRMYQIQYNSSADDTLVYRMIPSTSKNFLINDLAAGREYDLCVLAVYDDGITSLTATRVVGCVQFHTASEVSQCRFMHSQFLGGTMIIIIGGIIVASVLVFIIILMIRYKAYSSPEDSKNKVSSSMHSQTNGSQQRLQRSVSKQPSDDGQAQVPKECMALVLRVDNEKKEDPAATTAILEVELPPLTADKLKRRTSLDAQRSGPPSEDTQTDSSLTGSTMSLCLIGPSAGTKEAPRLKDKKNALANMGLLPNELARTRHRFSFDGGDYSIFQSHSYPRRARTRWHKSTNQLNVESSPLANRRVTFSSTEWMLESTV from the exons ATGGAGCGGCTGGTTCTGTGCGTGCTGCTGTGTGCAGCTCTGGTGAAGGGTTACAGCTGCCCCGGCCGCTGCATCTGCCAGCACCTCTCCCCTACTCTGACTCTGCTCTGTGCTAAGACCGGCCTGTTGTTCGTGCCCCCCACCATCGACCGCAAGACCGTCGAGCTGCGGCTCACGGACaacttcatcaccatcatccgcAGGAAAGACTTCTTCAACATGACTAGTTTGGTCCACCTCACTCTGTCCCGCAACACCATTAGCCAGATCACCCCCCACGCCTTTCTGGGCCTGCGATCCCTGCGGGCGCTCCACATGGATGGGAACCGCCTCAGTGCGATAAAGACCGACCACTTCAAGGGCCTCATTAACCTGAGGCACCTCATCCTCGGAAACAACCAGATCCACCAAGTGGCCCCCACCTCCTTTGACGAGTTTGTTGCGACCGTAGAGGACTTGGATCTTTCCAATAACAATCTGCGCAGTCTTCCCTGGGAAGCCATAGCCAGAATGACCAACATTAACACGCTCACACTGGACCACAACCTGATCGATCACATTGGAGCGGGGACTTTTACGCTGCTCACCAAGCTGGTCCGCCTGGACATGACCTCAAACAGGCTGCAGAAGCTGCCACCAGACAGCTTGTTCCAGCACGCTCAGGTACTGTCTGACACCAAGGGCTCCAGCTCTTCCACTCTGGCTGTGAGCTTTGGTGGGAATCCCCTCCACTGTAACTGTGAGCTGCTGTGGCTCCGCAGGCTGACAAGAGAGGACGATCTGGAGACATGCGCCTCACCGGAACACCTCATGGACAAATACTTCTGGTCCATCCAAGAGGAGGAGTTTATCTGTGAGCCCCCATTGATCACCAAACATCTCACCACTAAGCCCTATGTGATGGAGGGGCAGGGTGTGACTCTGAAATGCAAAGCCGTGGGTGATCCAGACCCAGAGATTCACTGGAGGTCACCAGACGGCAAGCTGGTGCATAATAATTCCCGTACCATCCTGTATGATAATGGCACCCTTGATATTCTCATCACCACGCTGAAGGACAGTGGAGCATTTAATTGTGTGGCGTCCAATGCTGCAGGCATCGCCACAGCTGCTGTTGAGATCAACATGATCCCCTTACCCTTGTTTGTTAACAACACGGGCCACATGCGCGAGGACCCCGGACTCTCAGacatcaccacctcctccaaATCTGGCAACGACACCAAGGGCTACGACAAGCAGGACAGGAGGGTGATGGTCACAGAGctgacctcctcctccgctgtaATCCGCTGGCCATCTGAGCGCCATATCCCCGGCATCAGGATGTACCAGATTCAGTACAACAGCTCGGCAGATGATACTTTGGTGTACAG aatGATCCCATCCACCAGCAAGAACTTCTTAATCAACGATCTGGCCGCCGGACGGGAGTATGACCTTTGTGTGCTGGCGGTTTATGACGACGGCATCACATCATTAACGGCCACACGTGTGGTTGGCTGCGTGCAGTTCCACACAGCCAGTGAGGTCAGCCAGTGTCGCTTCATGCACAGCCAGTTCCTGGGAGGCACTATGATCATCATTATCGGTGGTATAATTGTTGCTTCAGTGCTGgtgttcatcatcatcctgaTGATCCGTTACAAGGCCTACAGCAGCCCAGAGGACAGCAAGAACAAGGTCAGCTCCAGCATGCACTCCCAGACCAATGGCAGCCAGCAGCGTCTCCAGCGCTCCGTCTCCAAGCAGCCCTCTGATGATGGCCAGGCCCAGGTGCCCAAAGAGTGCATGGCGCTGGTGCTGAGGGTGGACAATGAGAAGAAGGAGGATCCAGCTGCCACTACTGCTATCctggaggtggagctgcctccaCTGACTGCAGACAAGCTGAAGAGAAGAACCAGCCTGGATGCACAGCGCTCTGGTCCCCCGTCTGAGGAcacgcagacagacagtagCCTGACAGGCTCCACCATGTCCCTGTGTCTCATAGGTCCCAGCGCCGGCACCAAGGAGGCTCCCAGGCTCAAGGACAAGAAAAATGCCCTGGCTAACATGGGTTTACTTCCCAACGAGCTGGCACGAACTAGGCATAGGTTCTCTTTTGACGGTGGGGACTACTCCATATTTCAGAGTCATAGTTACCCACGCAGAGCGAGGACGAGGTGGCACAAGTCCACCAACCAGCTCAACGTGGAGTCGTCTCCGCTCGCCAACCGGAGAGTTACGTTCAGCAGCACTGAGTGGATGCTCGAGAGCACAGTCTGA